One Clostridium sp. CM027 genomic window carries:
- the dnaJ gene encoding molecular chaperone DnaJ has product MSKKDYYETLGIERGASEEEVKKAFKKGALKYHPDRNPDNKAAEDKFKEMNEAYQVLSDSEKRSRYDQYGTADANGAGFEGSSDFSGFGGFGDIFGDIFGGGGFSSRNQNGPKKGADLEYNLNLHFEEAVFGVEKEISITRNEKCGDCSGSGAKAGTSPKTCDKCGGAGQIKVQRNTAFGSFASMSTCDKCGGKGQMISEPCKTCHGSGKQRKNKKIKIDVPGGVDTGNVMPLRGQGEQGEKGGPSGDLYINIRVAPHKSFKRNGTDIHIESHISFGYAAMGTEIKVPTVDGDVKYKVPGGTQSGTVFRLKGKGIPRVNGHGRGDQYVKVIVDIPKAINDKQKEALKLFMEASGENVDFFEENKKSIVDKIFGK; this is encoded by the coding sequence ATGTCAAAAAAAGATTATTATGAAACTCTTGGCATAGAAAGAGGTGCCAGTGAGGAAGAAGTTAAGAAAGCTTTTAAAAAGGGTGCATTAAAGTATCATCCAGATAGAAATCCAGATAATAAAGCGGCGGAAGACAAATTCAAAGAAATGAATGAAGCATACCAAGTTTTATCTGATTCAGAGAAAAGATCAAGATATGATCAATATGGTACAGCTGATGCAAATGGAGCAGGCTTTGAGGGTAGCTCTGATTTTTCAGGATTTGGTGGTTTTGGAGATATATTTGGCGACATATTTGGAGGTGGAGGATTCTCTTCAAGAAATCAGAATGGACCTAAAAAAGGTGCAGATTTAGAATATAATCTAAACCTGCATTTTGAAGAGGCTGTTTTTGGGGTAGAAAAAGAGATATCCATTACAAGAAATGAAAAATGTGGGGATTGCAGTGGTAGTGGTGCTAAAGCCGGTACTTCGCCTAAAACATGTGATAAATGTGGGGGAGCTGGGCAGATAAAAGTACAGAGAAACACTGCCTTTGGAAGTTTTGCTAGCATGAGCACTTGTGATAAGTGTGGTGGCAAGGGTCAAATGATCTCTGAGCCATGTAAAACTTGTCATGGTTCTGGGAAACAGAGAAAAAATAAAAAAATTAAAATTGATGTTCCGGGTGGAGTTGATACTGGAAATGTTATGCCTCTAAGAGGTCAAGGGGAACAGGGTGAAAAGGGCGGCCCATCAGGAGATTTATATATAAATATTAGAGTAGCTCCTCATAAAAGTTTTAAGAGGAATGGAACTGATATTCATATAGAATCTCATATAAGCTTTGGGTATGCAGCTATGGGAACTGAAATTAAAGTGCCAACCGTTGATGGAGACGTTAAATACAAAGTACCAGGAGGAACACAATCTGGGACTGTATTTAGACTTAAGGGTAAGGGAATACCTAGAGTAAACGGACATGGAAGAGGCGATCAATACGTAAAGGTTATTGTTGATATTCCAAAAGCTATAAATGATAAGCAAAAGGAAGCTTTAAAATTGTTTATGGAAGCTAGTGGCGAGAATGTAGATTTTTTTGAAGAAAATAAAAAGTCTATTGTAGATAAAATATTTGGCAAATAA
- the rpsU gene encoding 30S ribosomal protein S21, protein MSEIKVGADETIENALRRFKKKCARSGVLGEVRKREHYEKPSVKKKLKSEAARKRKFK, encoded by the coding sequence ATGTCAGAAATTAAGGTTGGAGCAGACGAGACAATTGAGAATGCTTTAAGAAGGTTTAAGAAGAAGTGCGCAAGAAGTGGAGTGCTCGGAGAAGTAAGAAAAAGAGAACACTATGAAAAACCAAGCGTTAAGAAAAAGTTGAAATCAGAAGCTGCAAGAAAGAGAAAATTTAAATAA
- the dnaK gene encoding molecular chaperone DnaK → MGKIIGIDLGTTNSCVAVMEGGEPVVISNSEGARTTPSVVSFQANGERLVGQVAKRQAITNPDKTIMSIKREMGSNHKVDIDGKSHTPQEISAYILQKIKADAEAYLGETVTEAVITVPAYFNDSQRQATKDAGKIAGLEVKRIINEPTAAALAYGLDKMDVNQKILVYDLGGGTFDVSILELGDGLFEVKSTNGNTKLGGDDFDEKVMNHIADTFKADNGIDLRNDKMALQRLKEAAEKAKIELSSSMQTNVNLPFITADATGPKHIDINLTRAKFNELTHDLVNATIEPMKKALADAGLSLNEIDKIVLVGGSTRTPAVQEAVKNFTGKDPSKGVNPDECVALGAAVQAGVLSGEVKDVLLLDVTPLTLGIETLGGIATPLIERNTTIPAKKSQVFSTAADGQTSVEINIVQGERQMAAGNKTLGRVTLSGIAAAPRGIPQIEVTFDIDANGIVNVSAKDKGTGKEAKITITASTNLSDDEIDKAVKEAEKFAEEDKTRKEEIEVKNNAEQLVYQTEKSLTELGEKVTEDDKKDIDAKLEALKKVKDGEDIEAIKKSTEELTEAFYAVTTKIYQAEAEKEQGANPGETNADGNDHKDDNVVDADFKVEEDEKKEDK, encoded by the coding sequence ATGGGAAAAATTATAGGAATAGATTTAGGTACAACAAACTCATGTGTAGCAGTTATGGAGGGTGGAGAACCCGTAGTAATTTCTAATTCAGAGGGTGCAAGAACTACACCATCTGTAGTTTCATTCCAAGCTAATGGAGAAAGATTAGTAGGTCAAGTAGCAAAGAGGCAAGCAATTACAAACCCAGACAAAACAATAATGTCAATTAAAAGAGAAATGGGTTCCAATCATAAAGTAGATATTGATGGAAAATCACATACACCACAAGAAATTTCGGCGTATATTTTACAAAAAATAAAAGCTGATGCTGAGGCTTATTTAGGAGAAACAGTTACAGAAGCTGTAATAACTGTACCTGCTTATTTCAATGATAGCCAAAGACAAGCAACAAAAGACGCAGGAAAAATAGCTGGACTTGAAGTTAAAAGAATAATAAATGAGCCAACAGCGGCAGCTCTAGCTTATGGTTTAGATAAAATGGATGTTAACCAAAAAATATTAGTATATGATTTAGGTGGCGGTACATTTGATGTATCTATATTAGAACTTGGTGATGGTTTATTCGAAGTAAAATCAACTAATGGTAACACTAAACTTGGTGGAGATGACTTTGACGAAAAGGTTATGAATCACATAGCCGACACTTTTAAAGCGGATAATGGAATAGATTTAAGAAATGATAAAATGGCACTTCAAAGATTAAAAGAAGCTGCTGAAAAAGCTAAAATTGAATTATCATCATCAATGCAAACAAATGTTAATCTACCATTTATTACTGCAGATGCAACAGGTCCAAAGCATATAGATATAAATTTAACAAGAGCTAAGTTTAATGAGTTAACTCACGATTTAGTAAATGCTACAATAGAACCAATGAAAAAAGCACTTGCAGATGCAGGGTTATCACTTAATGAAATAGATAAAATTGTACTTGTAGGTGGTTCAACAAGAACACCAGCAGTTCAAGAAGCAGTTAAAAACTTTACTGGAAAAGATCCTTCAAAGGGAGTAAATCCAGATGAATGTGTAGCACTCGGTGCAGCAGTTCAAGCAGGAGTATTAAGTGGGGAAGTTAAAGATGTTTTACTTCTTGACGTAACTCCATTAACACTAGGAATTGAAACTCTAGGTGGAATAGCTACTCCTTTAATTGAAAGAAATACTACAATCCCAGCTAAAAAGAGTCAAGTATTCTCAACAGCTGCAGATGGTCAAACATCAGTTGAAATTAACATTGTTCAAGGTGAGAGACAAATGGCTGCAGGTAACAAGACTTTAGGAAGAGTTACTCTTTCGGGAATTGCTGCAGCACCAAGAGGAATTCCACAAATAGAGGTTACTTTTGATATAGATGCTAACGGTATAGTCAATGTATCAGCTAAAGATAAAGGAACAGGAAAAGAAGCTAAGATAACAATTACAGCATCAACTAATTTAAGTGATGATGAAATTGATAAAGCAGTAAAAGAAGCAGAAAAATTTGCAGAAGAAGACAAAACTAGAAAAGAAGAAATTGAAGTTAAGAACAATGCAGAACAGTTAGTATACCAAACTGAAAAAAGCTTAACTGAGCTTGGAGAAAAAGTAACAGAAGATGATAAAAAAGATATTGATGCTAAATTAGAAGCTCTTAAAAAAGTTAAAGACGGAGAAGATATAGAAGCTATTAAGAAATCTACTGAAGAATTAACTGAGGCTTTCTATGCAGTAACTACAAAAATATATCAAGCAGAAGCAGAAAAAGAGCAAGGAGCAAACCCAGGCGAAACTAACGCAGATGGAAATGATCATAAAGATGACAATGTAGTGGATGCTGACTTTAAAGTAGAAGAAGATGAAAAAAAAGAAGATAAATAA
- the yqfC gene encoding sporulation protein YqfC, with protein MDNKFYKTKEIIASKLELPRDILLDLPKITILANSEINIENHKGVVIFEEEEIKINSNVGPISIYGKNFKILFIGGNTITLSGNFKSVVYESHE; from the coding sequence ATGGATAATAAATTTTATAAAACGAAAGAAATTATAGCAAGTAAGTTAGAATTGCCAAGAGATATCCTGTTAGATTTACCGAAAATAACTATTTTAGCTAACAGTGAAATAAATATAGAAAACCATAAGGGTGTAGTAATCTTTGAAGAAGAAGAAATAAAAATAAATTCCAATGTGGGTCCGATTTCGATATACGGTAAAAATTTTAAAATACTATTTATAGGGGGAAACACAATAACTTTGAGTGGCAACTTTAAGTCGGTTGTGTATGAAAGTCATGAATAA
- a CDS encoding 16S rRNA (uracil(1498)-N(3))-methyltransferase, with product MHKFFVSKDSIDGNNAVIDGEDVKHIYKVLRLQIGDKVSVNNCEGKEYVGEITFIDKKAVNINLLEENSINNESPIEVHLFQGMPKSTKMDLIVQKNTELGVKAITPIITERVVVKTDLKEFKKVDRWNRIALEACKQCKRSLVPQINVPIGFDNLLQELKYMDLVVVPYENEEGYGIKKLVENMEKIHINKVAIIIGPEGGFEESEILKLKEIGARIVTLGPRILRTETAGFTCLSLIMYELGDLGGKV from the coding sequence ATGCATAAATTTTTTGTATCAAAAGATAGTATAGATGGAAACAATGCTGTTATTGATGGTGAGGATGTAAAACATATATATAAGGTATTAAGGCTTCAAATCGGGGATAAGGTAAGTGTTAATAACTGTGAAGGTAAAGAATATGTAGGTGAAATAACCTTTATAGATAAAAAGGCAGTAAATATAAATTTATTAGAAGAAAATTCTATAAATAATGAAAGTCCTATTGAAGTACACTTATTTCAAGGTATGCCTAAATCAACAAAAATGGATTTAATAGTTCAAAAAAATACGGAACTTGGGGTTAAAGCAATAACACCTATAATTACAGAGAGAGTAGTAGTTAAAACTGATCTTAAGGAGTTTAAAAAGGTGGATAGATGGAATAGGATAGCACTAGAAGCCTGCAAGCAGTGCAAGAGAAGTCTGGTGCCTCAAATAAATGTTCCTATAGGGTTTGACAACTTATTACAAGAACTAAAGTACATGGATTTAGTAGTGGTTCCCTATGAAAATGAAGAAGGTTATGGTATAAAAAAATTAGTAGAAAATATGGAGAAAATACATATTAATAAAGTTGCTATTATAATAGGGCCAGAGGGTGGATTTGAAGAAAGTGAAATATTAAAACTTAAAGAAATAGGAGCAAGGATCGTTACTTTGGGACCGAGAATACTTAGAACTGAGACTGCAGGCTTTACATGTTTAAGCCTTATAATGTATGAACTGGGAGACTTGGGAGGGAAGGTGTAA
- a CDS encoding histidine triad nucleotide-binding protein, protein MEEEDCIFCKIVKKQIPCEMVYEDEKVIGFKDISPEAPVHVIIIPKQHIADLNCLKQEESEIIGHIFIVAKKIVKILGIADSGYRIITNCGEQGGQTVQHIHFHLLGGRMLKWPPG, encoded by the coding sequence GTGGAAGAGGAAGATTGTATTTTTTGTAAAATAGTAAAAAAGCAAATCCCTTGTGAAATGGTTTATGAGGATGAAAAAGTTATAGGATTTAAGGACATAAGCCCTGAGGCACCAGTACATGTTATAATTATTCCAAAGCAGCATATTGCTGACTTAAATTGCTTAAAACAAGAGGAATCAGAAATAATAGGTCATATATTTATTGTCGCAAAGAAAATTGTAAAAATTCTAGGAATTGCTGATAGTGGATATAGAATTATAACTAATTGTGGAGAACAAGGGGGACAAACCGTTCAACATATACATTTTCATCTGTTGGGTGGAAGAATGCTTAAGTGGCCACCTGGTTAG
- the prmA gene encoding 50S ribosomal protein L11 methyltransferase: protein MNKDWIEVTIITSSEAVEAVSAMLYNTGVEGVSILDPLDLIFRRDHTTDWDYFDETIIDTKSGVVIKGYYKKDEKFEKHLEDIKAGVNNLPKCGLDKGVGSVTAEKVNEEDWENNWKKYYKPIKVGEKIVIKPIWEEYNKKTDEIIVELDPGMAFGTGSHETTRMCIKALERRVDANSTVFDIGTGSGILAIAAAKLGAKKVIGVDLDPVAVDSAKQNVSYNDIGNIEILYGDLMEVVKGKANIVIANIMADIIIFLTQQVKAFIVEGGYFISSGIILSKKDDVINKLTECGFKIEEINIEGEWVCIVAKL, encoded by the coding sequence ATGAATAAAGATTGGATTGAAGTAACTATAATAACAAGTAGTGAGGCTGTTGAAGCTGTATCTGCAATGCTATACAATACGGGAGTCGAAGGGGTCTCTATTTTAGATCCTTTAGATTTGATTTTTAGACGGGATCATACTACAGATTGGGACTATTTTGATGAAACTATTATAGATACAAAGAGTGGTGTTGTAATTAAGGGATACTATAAAAAGGATGAAAAATTTGAAAAGCACTTAGAAGATATTAAAGCAGGGGTAAATAATTTGCCAAAGTGTGGATTAGACAAAGGTGTTGGATCTGTAACGGCAGAAAAAGTAAATGAAGAAGACTGGGAAAATAACTGGAAAAAGTATTATAAGCCAATAAAGGTAGGGGAAAAGATAGTTATAAAGCCTATATGGGAAGAATACAATAAAAAAACTGATGAAATAATTGTGGAACTAGATCCAGGTATGGCTTTTGGAACAGGATCTCATGAGACTACTAGAATGTGTATAAAGGCACTTGAGAGGCGCGTGGACGCTAACTCAACAGTTTTTGATATAGGAACAGGTTCTGGGATATTAGCTATTGCTGCGGCTAAGCTTGGGGCTAAGAAAGTCATAGGAGTTGATTTAGATCCAGTAGCAGTAGACTCTGCAAAACAAAATGTTAGCTACAATGATATAGGTAATATTGAAATATTATACGGAGACTTAATGGAAGTTGTTAAAGGAAAAGCGAATATAGTTATAGCTAATATAATGGCTGATATAATTATATTTTTGACGCAGCAAGTTAAGGCGTTTATTGTAGAAGGTGGATATTTTATATCTTCAGGGATAATTTTAAGTAAAAAAGATGATGTAATAAATAAGTTAACTGAGTGTGGCTTTAAAATTGAAGAAATAAATATAGAGGGTGAATGGGTTTGCATAGTTGCAAAGTTATAG